A portion of the Leptospira noumeaensis genome contains these proteins:
- a CDS encoding methyl-accepting chemotaxis protein, which yields MSKFYSNLSIRLRLFLLPLPIFVFLLVLLVLFVRTQNENINFTYKELKGIQVIKPVYLAFQEGLKRLKIGQEESKTLKPLIETGAKEIILSEILPEDSVEITKWKSYIKIDNFDQLTSRNFLVDTQELAIKIGDHSHLILDPELESYYQMEIILFQIPELWKNVALLKEVIRDEYLGSNQNQKNFSNISFTKAVISINAIEEVCTNIAKSNQKSLENAPKHAENIQINITKTNTTCKRYIEELKNIFLIENAKPKSADSLFTTIHKGTAIGAEIQGSSILILENLILERLAEQKLQRTTNIIIVIITLSLSILLILTIFKSINDPLEKVLLKIIELSSGDADLTKQLPDFGKNEIGEITNSINEFLKKLNHIMSQLKLSVKEVEKVSNQLKEDALSVSDNASGLASTSEESAASLEELSSSFDIMFGSISDETKNIFKIAEEIKNLEDSISSIEKELLQLSDESIASTNLADLGNQSIRSTDSSMVEIRTVTGEIAGIVDLITDISEQTNLLALNASIEAARAGDAGRGFAVVAEEISKLADKTQISVKNIKGLIEKSNMAVNNGVNHVNETVNSLSKIVGQSNRIQTGVGKVKSEISSQSISLTNVSHEVKELKTLAESIESSSQEQKRTSQDMVVSVNTLSGNAQELAQSSEDLNRVSVTISEVAISISNIADSFRTN from the coding sequence ATGTCAAAATTTTATTCCAATCTTTCCATTCGGTTAAGACTATTCCTATTACCTCTTCCCATCTTTGTTTTTCTTCTAGTTTTACTCGTTTTATTCGTCCGGACACAAAATGAAAATATAAATTTCACTTACAAAGAACTTAAGGGAATCCAAGTCATCAAACCGGTTTATCTTGCATTTCAAGAAGGTTTAAAAAGATTAAAAATAGGCCAAGAAGAATCCAAAACGTTAAAACCTTTAATTGAAACAGGGGCAAAAGAGATTATACTTTCTGAAATATTACCCGAGGATTCCGTTGAAATTACAAAATGGAAATCTTATATAAAAATTGATAATTTTGACCAGCTAACAAGTAGAAATTTCCTAGTAGATACTCAAGAATTAGCAATTAAAATTGGAGACCACTCTCATCTCATTTTGGATCCAGAACTTGAATCCTATTACCAAATGGAAATTATTTTATTTCAAATACCAGAACTGTGGAAAAATGTAGCACTACTTAAAGAAGTCATTAGAGATGAATATCTGGGTTCCAATCAAAATCAAAAAAACTTTTCCAATATAAGTTTTACTAAAGCTGTGATCTCAATCAATGCAATTGAAGAAGTTTGCACTAACATTGCTAAATCAAACCAAAAAAGTTTAGAAAATGCACCCAAACATGCTGAGAATATTCAAATTAATATTACCAAAACGAATACTACTTGTAAACGTTATATCGAAGAATTGAAAAACATTTTTCTGATAGAAAATGCAAAACCAAAATCAGCCGATTCTTTGTTTACTACAATTCACAAAGGTACCGCTATCGGTGCTGAAATACAAGGTTCGTCCATATTGATTCTTGAAAATTTAATTCTAGAACGACTCGCAGAGCAGAAATTACAAAGAACAACCAATATCATCATAGTCATAATTACATTAAGTCTATCTATTTTACTTATACTTACAATTTTTAAAAGTATCAACGACCCTCTTGAAAAAGTTCTATTAAAAATTATTGAATTATCCAGTGGTGATGCTGACCTAACAAAACAATTACCCGATTTTGGAAAAAATGAAATTGGAGAAATTACAAATTCTATCAATGAATTTTTAAAAAAATTAAACCACATCATGAGTCAATTAAAACTCTCAGTAAAGGAAGTAGAAAAGGTTTCCAATCAGTTAAAAGAAGATGCACTTTCTGTATCTGATAATGCTTCCGGACTTGCTTCCACATCGGAAGAATCCGCTGCATCACTTGAGGAACTTTCATCTTCGTTCGACATTATGTTTGGATCCATTTCTGATGAGACAAAAAATATTTTTAAAATCGCAGAAGAAATCAAAAACCTCGAAGATTCGATTAGTAGTATCGAAAAGGAATTATTACAACTCTCCGATGAATCCATTGCATCTACAAATCTAGCTGACCTAGGAAATCAATCCATACGAAGCACTGATTCATCAATGGTAGAAATTCGCACTGTCACCGGAGAAATTGCTGGTATTGTTGATTTAATAACGGATATTTCAGAACAAACCAACTTGCTCGCGTTAAACGCAAGTATTGAAGCAGCACGCGCTGGTGATGCAGGAAGAGGCTTTGCCGTTGTAGCGGAAGAAATTTCGAAATTAGCTGATAAAACCCAAATTTCAGTTAAAAACATAAAGGGTTTAATAGAAAAAAGTAACATGGCCGTTAATAACGGAGTGAATCATGTAAACGAAACAGTAAATTCTTTAAGCAAAATTGTTGGGCAATCGAATCGAATACAAACTGGAGTTGGAAAAGTAAAATCAGAAATTTCGTCCCAATCAATCAGCCTAACAAATGTTTCTCATGAAGTAAAAGAATTAAAAACATTGGCAGAATCCATTGAATCGTCAAGCCAAGAACAAAAACGTACTTCACAAGATATGGTTGTCAGTGTAAACACACTCTCAGGAAACGCACAGGAACTAGCACAAAGTTCAGAAGACCTAAATCGCGTAAGTGTTACGATTAGTGAAGTAGCAATTTCGATTTCAAACATTGCGGATTCATTTAGAACTAATTAA
- a CDS encoding methyl-accepting chemotaxis protein, which translates to MSKFLSKFSIQSRLLLLPTPLIVSLLIILLILLRSLNGTIEFAKKEHSGIQAIKPIYFVYREGLKRFTIGQENTKDLLPLIKSTRLHIEKTELLDKDTKELTVWNHYNQFSNFDTPTSRNFLNDTQELALKVGDFSNLILDPEVNSYYQMEITFFRVPEILKNIGLLNEIIRDEYLDSRKKNNEYSSESYTKALISINFIESTCKEIQKSHKKSIDDESPYVEELKKILQEAKKSCDHFLLDLKKNFIETNSKPKTYEELFLILEKGSDNIVTIQNNSISILEKLVNDRIQILSFQRNLNIGLVFISLLISSIFVIFIFRSINHPLITVLSKVNELSSGEADLTKTLPNFGANEIGEITNSINLFLNNLNHIMNQLKISVSDSEKVSFKLKKDAISVSDNASSLASISEESAASLEELTTSFEIMFQFITNETKNIIKITEEMKTIEGSISKIEKALSQLTDQSINSTNLANLGNLSIQNTNQAMSEIHSVTKEITGIVDLITEISERTNLLALNASIEAARAGDAGMGFAVVAEEISKLADRTQSSVRNIKRLIDKSNSVVNVGANHVYETVNALSEIVEQSKRMQVSVDDLKDEMTTQTTSLLNVTTELNGLQEMAETIEFSSREQKKASEDMVNTINNLSGNAQELANNSEDLNQVSQKIGEIAGTIAMVTNSFHTN; encoded by the coding sequence ATGTCAAAATTTCTTTCTAAATTCTCTATACAAAGTCGACTTTTGCTCCTCCCTACTCCTCTAATTGTATCACTTTTAATCATTCTGCTTATTTTATTACGTTCGCTAAATGGAACCATTGAATTTGCAAAAAAAGAACATTCAGGAATCCAGGCAATCAAACCTATTTATTTTGTTTATAGAGAAGGGCTGAAACGATTCACAATTGGACAAGAAAACACAAAAGATCTTTTACCTCTTATAAAATCCACAAGGTTACATATAGAAAAAACAGAACTTCTTGATAAAGACACAAAAGAACTTACTGTTTGGAATCATTACAATCAGTTCAGTAATTTTGACACCCCTACTTCTAGAAACTTTCTAAATGATACACAGGAATTAGCTTTAAAGGTTGGTGACTTTTCTAACCTCATACTAGATCCAGAAGTAAACTCGTATTACCAAATGGAAATTACCTTCTTTCGAGTCCCAGAAATTCTAAAAAATATTGGATTACTTAACGAAATTATTCGTGATGAATATTTGGATTCAAGGAAAAAGAATAATGAGTATTCAAGTGAAAGTTATACCAAAGCACTGATCTCCATCAATTTTATAGAATCTACATGTAAAGAAATACAAAAGTCTCATAAAAAATCTATAGACGATGAATCACCTTATGTTGAAGAACTAAAGAAAATATTACAAGAGGCAAAAAAATCTTGTGATCATTTTTTATTAGATCTAAAAAAAAATTTCATCGAAACAAATTCGAAACCCAAAACCTATGAGGAACTTTTTTTAATTTTAGAAAAAGGATCAGACAATATTGTTACGATCCAAAACAACTCCATTTCAATTCTTGAAAAACTGGTGAACGATAGAATCCAAATTTTGTCCTTTCAAAGAAATTTGAATATTGGCCTCGTTTTCATTTCCTTATTGATATCCAGTATATTTGTAATTTTTATCTTTCGAAGTATCAATCATCCTTTGATTACCGTTTTATCCAAAGTCAATGAACTTTCCAGCGGAGAAGCTGACCTAACAAAAACTCTTCCCAATTTTGGAGCAAATGAAATAGGAGAAATTACAAACTCGATTAATTTGTTTTTGAATAATCTCAATCATATCATGAATCAATTGAAAATTTCCGTCAGTGATTCGGAAAAAGTTTCGTTCAAATTAAAAAAAGATGCAATCTCCGTTTCTGACAATGCATCATCTTTGGCTTCGATTTCAGAAGAGTCTGCAGCCTCTTTAGAAGAACTTACCACTTCTTTCGAAATAATGTTTCAATTCATTACAAACGAAACAAAAAATATTATTAAAATTACAGAAGAAATGAAAACTATTGAAGGTTCTATATCTAAAATTGAAAAAGCCCTTTCACAATTAACTGACCAATCCATCAACTCTACAAATTTAGCCAATTTAGGAAATCTTTCTATTCAAAATACAAACCAAGCTATGTCTGAAATTCATTCTGTTACCAAAGAAATCACAGGAATTGTTGATTTAATTACTGAAATTTCAGAGAGAACCAACTTACTCGCATTAAATGCAAGTATTGAAGCCGCGCGTGCTGGAGATGCAGGAATGGGTTTTGCCGTAGTAGCAGAAGAAATTTCCAAGTTAGCCGACAGGACCCAATCATCTGTCAGAAACATTAAGAGACTGATAGATAAAAGTAATTCAGTAGTAAACGTTGGGGCAAACCATGTTTATGAAACAGTGAATGCTCTCAGTGAAATTGTAGAACAATCGAAAAGAATGCAAGTTAGCGTCGATGATTTAAAAGATGAAATGACTACGCAGACAACTAGCCTTCTCAATGTCACCACTGAGTTAAACGGATTACAAGAAATGGCGGAAACCATTGAGTTCTCCAGTAGAGAACAAAAAAAAGCATCCGAAGACATGGTAAATACGATCAATAATCTTTCTGGAAATGCACAAGAACTTGCCAACAACTCAGAAGACTTAAACCAAGTGAGTCAAAAAATTGGAGAAATTGCGGGAACCATTGCTATGGTAACCAACTCATTTCACACCAATTAA
- a CDS encoding cytochrome-c peroxidase, with protein sequence MSLITNYTYASDLQKRAIATIGILPSSVPGSESDSLALISLGNKLFRDNKLSSNHVQSCLTCHPVDGNAAGMDRQSKSRGTFGQLGKRNTPTILNVGFLPIIFWDGRRSTLYDQAIDPFVNPLEMSLNSDTELLTRIQNDSSYTSFFESAFPNSPAPSIHAIRMGLVAFERSLVSKSKFDDFLESNVLALKNDELDGLKIFLDVGCTNCHNQNLLGGSQFAKLDTVHSYNVNDLGRSEFTGNAADNFFFKVPPLRNVTLTAPYFHDGSVSTIKEAVRRMNHYNLNRNISESEIDSLITFLKTLSDKTKTN encoded by the coding sequence TTGTCTTTGATTACTAACTATACGTATGCCTCTGATTTACAGAAGAGAGCCATAGCCACAATAGGCATTTTACCAAGTTCCGTACCTGGGTCAGAATCGGATTCTTTAGCACTCATTAGTTTAGGAAACAAACTTTTTAGAGATAATAAACTATCATCCAATCATGTTCAGTCTTGCCTCACTTGTCATCCCGTTGATGGTAATGCAGCAGGAATGGACAGACAATCCAAATCAAGAGGAACCTTTGGCCAACTGGGAAAAAGAAACACTCCCACTATTCTCAACGTTGGCTTTTTACCTATAATTTTTTGGGATGGAAGAAGAAGTACATTATACGATCAAGCCATTGATCCATTTGTGAATCCACTGGAAATGTCTTTAAATTCGGATACAGAATTACTCACTCGGATCCAAAATGATTCCAGTTACACTTCGTTCTTTGAAAGTGCGTTTCCCAATTCCCCGGCTCCGAGTATTCATGCAATTCGTATGGGGCTTGTTGCATTCGAAAGATCTCTCGTATCAAAATCAAAATTCGATGATTTTTTGGAATCGAATGTACTCGCACTTAAAAACGATGAATTAGATGGATTAAAAATCTTTTTGGATGTAGGATGTACAAATTGCCACAACCAAAATCTTTTAGGCGGATCTCAGTTTGCAAAACTAGATACAGTTCATTCTTATAATGTGAATGATTTAGGAAGATCTGAATTTACAGGAAATGCTGCCGATAATTTTTTCTTTAAAGTTCCACCCTTACGTAACGTAACACTAACAGCGCCCTACTTCCACGATGGAAGTGTTTCTACAATCAAAGAAGCAGTACGTCGTATGAATCATTACAATCTGAACAGAAACATCAGTGAATCAGAAATTGACTCACTGATTACTTTTCTAAAAACCTTATCAGATAAAACAAAGACAAATTAA
- a CDS encoding LIC_13355 family lipoprotein: MAQFQTKSLLSLFLITLTFWQCTEKEKNNDLILSLLVLPLANSSSVGPCPPTSLPTNIPIANTVVSANSSVSGFNDSSKAINGICGGGEFSGSLDVYALNLTGAGATMILSWAGKTVKNVSGNDFIIYENPFRVSETSDRYAFDPMVVQVSFDGTNYCGFDLSGFNPSVADSNKISSWPGFAGLRPVIYNMATKPFSLTELFTSAGSGFLLGGGDGFNLDDLIVGGPGANCDSTARTNIQTNGFKFIKMISATAVTNPNTGSGYVYPHSYNNGPDIDGVVAKSVE, translated from the coding sequence GTGGCCCAGTTTCAAACAAAATCTTTACTGTCTTTGTTCCTAATCACTTTGACTTTTTGGCAATGTACGGAGAAGGAAAAGAATAATGACCTCATACTTTCATTATTAGTACTGCCGCTTGCCAATTCTTCTTCTGTAGGTCCTTGCCCGCCAACTTCTCTCCCTACAAATATTCCTATTGCAAACACTGTTGTTTCTGCCAATTCGAGTGTGAGTGGATTCAACGACTCATCAAAAGCAATCAATGGTATTTGTGGTGGTGGCGAGTTTTCTGGATCTTTGGATGTATATGCTTTAAATTTAACGGGAGCAGGTGCCACAATGATTTTATCGTGGGCCGGAAAAACCGTAAAAAATGTTTCGGGAAATGATTTTATCATCTATGAAAATCCATTTAGAGTTTCAGAAACTAGTGATCGTTATGCGTTCGATCCAATGGTAGTTCAAGTTTCTTTTGATGGAACAAACTATTGCGGTTTTGATTTAAGTGGTTTTAATCCATCCGTAGCGGATAGTAATAAAATTTCTTCTTGGCCGGGATTTGCTGGTCTTAGACCGGTCATTTACAACATGGCCACCAAACCATTTAGCCTAACTGAATTGTTTACCTCCGCAGGAAGTGGTTTTTTGTTAGGTGGTGGTGATGGATTCAACCTTGATGATTTGATCGTTGGTGGGCCCGGTGCTAATTGCGATTCGACTGCTCGTACGAATATCCAAACCAATGGATTTAAATTTATAAAAATGATTTCAGCTACAGCTGTCACAAATCCAAATACGGGATCAGGGTATGTATATCCACATTCCTATAACAATGGCCCAGATATCGATGGAGTTGTTGCAAAATCTGTTGAATGA
- the secA gene encoding preprotein translocase subunit SecA: MFQKILTILFGSKYERDLKRLNPIVDAINSFEPTIKAMDDETLSAQTIKFKERLASGETLDDILPEAFATVREVAYRTLGMRHFDVQMMGGISLHWGNISEMKTGEGKTLTSTLPIYLNALSDEGVHVVTVNDYLAKRDANWMRPVFEFLKVSVGVIQHDMDHEERKVAYNSDITYGTNNEFGFDYLRDNMVSYKEHRVQRQHNFAIVDEVDSILVDEARTPLIISGPAEESTDKYIKVNKIIPKLIEGEDYEIDEKAKNVILSEAGVHHVEELLGVENLYQAENIELVHHVQQALKAHKIFYRDKDYVVQDGEVIIVDEFTGRLMKGRRYSDGLHQSLEAKEGVTIARESQTLASITFQNYFRIYKKLAGMTGTADTEAEEFKKIYNLDVIVIPSNLKIQRLDMADRVYKTEREKFDAVVKDIQEKVSKKQPVLVGTISIEKSEVLSKLLTSHGIAHNVLNAKQHERESEIVANAGRPGAITIATNMAGRGTDIVLGGAPKYKEDLEKLDDLSDSLGIKTKADLEVIYSFRENLIKQKFDEAETKISEIRNDSIKKECNKILTEAKKWKVDHDFVIGAGGLHIIGSERHESRRIDNQLRGRSGRQGDPGSSRFYLSLQDDLMRIFGSDRIARIMDTLKMPEGQELEHNMVSNAIARAQKRVEGHNFDIRKHLLEYDDVMNRQRIYIYGIRNELLDKGNMSRTIADFFDEVVENQVILYCEGNNVDAWETDSLNEWLQSLGITEIIDGKQFKKEANPQLKVFEIVSKLVKDLYEFKVSSIGEEVWRSIERNVFLDILDHRWKEHLYAMDHLKEGIWTVGYGEKNPLIEYKLQGFKMFDQLVESLKNEVVSFLLKIEVTESDRNQDESSPKEYKKIGEEQRAEVDMFGNEVKSNKTKAQVSSTTSSGGGSERKSSRRKK, translated from the coding sequence ATGTTTCAAAAAATATTAACAATTTTATTCGGCAGTAAGTATGAAAGGGATTTAAAAAGATTAAATCCAATTGTAGACGCTATCAATTCTTTTGAGCCGACAATCAAGGCTATGGATGATGAAACGTTATCCGCTCAAACCATTAAGTTTAAAGAAAGATTGGCCTCTGGTGAAACTTTGGATGATATTTTGCCTGAAGCATTTGCAACGGTTCGTGAAGTGGCCTACCGCACTTTGGGTATGCGTCATTTTGATGTGCAGATGATGGGTGGTATTTCCTTACATTGGGGTAATATTTCTGAAATGAAAACAGGTGAAGGTAAAACTTTAACATCTACCTTGCCTATTTATCTGAATGCACTTTCTGATGAAGGTGTTCATGTTGTTACTGTTAACGACTATTTGGCGAAAAGGGATGCGAATTGGATGCGTCCTGTATTTGAATTTTTAAAGGTTTCTGTTGGTGTCATTCAACATGATATGGATCATGAAGAAAGAAAAGTTGCATACAATTCTGACATCACCTATGGAACTAATAACGAGTTTGGTTTTGATTATTTACGGGATAACATGGTGAGTTACAAAGAACACCGTGTACAAAGACAACATAACTTTGCCATTGTGGATGAGGTGGATTCCATTTTAGTGGACGAAGCAAGAACTCCTCTCATCATTTCTGGACCTGCAGAAGAATCGACAGACAAATATATTAAAGTAAATAAAATCATCCCTAAACTCATTGAGGGTGAAGACTACGAGATTGATGAAAAGGCAAAAAATGTAATTTTATCAGAAGCGGGTGTTCATCATGTGGAGGAGTTGTTAGGTGTTGAAAACCTTTATCAAGCAGAAAACATAGAGCTTGTTCATCACGTACAACAAGCACTCAAAGCTCATAAGATATTTTATAGAGACAAAGATTATGTAGTACAAGACGGAGAAGTCATCATTGTGGATGAGTTCACTGGCCGTTTGATGAAGGGACGACGTTATTCTGACGGATTACACCAATCTTTGGAAGCAAAAGAAGGGGTAACCATTGCCCGTGAATCACAAACCTTGGCTTCCATCACTTTCCAAAACTATTTCCGTATTTATAAAAAGTTAGCTGGTATGACAGGAACTGCGGACACGGAAGCAGAAGAATTCAAAAAAATCTATAATTTAGATGTGATTGTGATTCCTTCCAATTTGAAAATCCAACGTTTGGATATGGCAGATCGAGTATATAAAACAGAACGAGAAAAGTTTGATGCTGTAGTAAAAGACATCCAAGAAAAGGTATCTAAAAAACAACCAGTACTTGTGGGTACAATCTCCATTGAAAAATCGGAAGTACTGTCTAAACTTCTCACTTCACATGGAATTGCGCATAACGTTTTGAACGCAAAACAACACGAAAGAGAATCGGAAATTGTAGCCAATGCTGGCCGACCTGGAGCGATTACCATTGCTACGAACATGGCAGGCCGGGGAACGGATATTGTCCTTGGTGGGGCACCAAAATACAAAGAGGATCTTGAGAAGTTAGATGATCTTAGTGATTCTTTAGGTATTAAAACCAAAGCTGATTTAGAAGTAATTTATAGTTTTCGTGAAAACTTAATCAAACAGAAGTTTGATGAGGCAGAAACAAAGATATCTGAAATAAGAAACGATAGTATCAAAAAAGAATGTAATAAAATTCTAACAGAAGCAAAAAAATGGAAAGTAGATCATGATTTTGTAATCGGAGCTGGTGGATTACATATCATTGGTTCGGAACGACATGAATCACGCCGAATTGATAACCAACTTCGAGGTCGTTCTGGTAGACAAGGGGATCCAGGTTCTTCTAGATTTTATCTATCCTTACAAGATGATTTGATGCGAATATTTGGATCGGATCGAATTGCTCGAATTATGGATACACTCAAAATGCCTGAAGGCCAAGAGTTAGAACATAATATGGTATCGAATGCCATTGCCCGTGCGCAAAAACGTGTGGAAGGTCATAACTTTGATATCAGAAAACATTTGTTAGAGTATGATGATGTGATGAACCGTCAAAGAATCTATATCTATGGAATCCGAAATGAACTTTTAGACAAAGGGAATATGTCGAGAACCATCGCGGATTTTTTTGATGAAGTAGTGGAAAACCAAGTCATTTTATATTGCGAAGGTAATAACGTAGACGCTTGGGAAACTGATTCACTCAATGAATGGTTACAAAGTTTAGGAATCACAGAAATCATAGATGGAAAACAATTTAAAAAAGAAGCAAACCCTCAACTCAAAGTATTTGAGATTGTTTCTAAATTGGTAAAAGACCTTTATGAATTCAAAGTTTCATCCATTGGGGAAGAAGTTTGGCGATCTATTGAAAGGAATGTGTTTTTAGACATTTTGGATCATAGATGGAAAGAACATTTGTATGCAATGGATCATTTGAAGGAAGGAATTTGGACGGTCGGATATGGCGAAAAAAATCCGCTCATTGAATACAAACTCCAAGGATTTAAGATGTTTGACCAGTTGGTTGAAAGTCTTAAAAATGAAGTGGTTTCTTTTCTCTTAAAAATTGAAGTCACTGAATCCGATCGTAACCAAGATGAATCCTCACCAAAAGAATACAAAAAAATTGGAGAGGAGCAAAGGGCGGAAGTGGATATGTTTGGAAATGAAGTTAAGTCGAACAAAACCAAAGCGCAAGTTTCATCTACAACTAGTTCTGGTGGTGGATCGGAAAGAAAGTCTAGCCGAAGAAAGAAGTAA
- a CDS encoding type 1 glutamine amidotransferase, translating into MRAVFIRFIDCEGPGILEPLLREAGYRISYQNAYDRRIHLMPEIHLNFDLIVMLGGPQSVADPNEQEFFKPYYDIVNNVAALPNKKLIGICLGSQIIAKALGANVRPGTKGPETGFSELQILKQEHPIFKGINKESILAFHLHEDIFDIPVGAEHLLASEFYANQMFAYKNKVFAFQTHLEPTLEMLNVWQSVHKEFIAKGTGDFSDITSKQKVMAETATTIFRNIINL; encoded by the coding sequence ATGAGAGCGGTATTCATAAGATTTATAGATTGTGAAGGTCCAGGAATTTTAGAACCCTTACTTCGCGAAGCTGGTTACCGGATTAGTTATCAAAATGCTTATGATAGGCGAATCCATTTGATGCCAGAAATTCATTTGAATTTTGATTTGATTGTTATGTTAGGTGGCCCGCAGTCGGTAGCTGATCCAAACGAACAAGAGTTTTTTAAACCATATTACGATATCGTAAACAACGTGGCAGCATTACCAAACAAAAAACTCATTGGGATTTGTTTGGGTTCACAAATCATTGCGAAGGCGTTAGGTGCCAATGTTCGGCCGGGAACAAAAGGCCCAGAAACAGGGTTTTCTGAATTACAAATTTTAAAACAAGAACATCCAATTTTTAAAGGTATTAACAAAGAATCAATTTTAGCATTTCACCTTCATGAGGATATTTTTGACATTCCTGTCGGTGCAGAACATTTACTTGCTAGTGAATTCTATGCAAATCAGATGTTTGCTTATAAAAACAAAGTTTTTGCTTTTCAAACTCATTTAGAACCAACTTTAGAAATGTTAAATGTTTGGCAGTCAGTTCATAAAGAGTTTATTGCAAAAGGTACTGGAGATTTTTCTGATATAACCAGCAAACAAAAGGTAATGGCGGAAACAGCCACTACCATATTTCGAAATATTATAAATTTATAA
- a CDS encoding DNA primase, whose translation MSQSHKEDFDIVSLIELCREKKYETCVAGFSTIDKIDKITLPKKLKNRKLTVQALYALTNDMVQWKYLSSEEKALLQAEKDKLAGVTSTAGTSFAPHAEEDIEEDFIPEEEARKPELEDGFEDEFGDDSDDDEDEEEDDDFDDDSDDDDDAADEDEED comes from the coding sequence ATGAGCCAATCGCATAAAGAAGACTTTGATATCGTATCCTTAATAGAACTTTGCCGGGAAAAAAAATACGAAACTTGCGTGGCTGGTTTCAGCACGATTGATAAAATCGATAAAATCACTCTTCCTAAAAAATTAAAGAACCGTAAATTAACAGTTCAAGCATTATACGCACTTACTAATGATATGGTTCAGTGGAAATACCTTTCCTCTGAAGAAAAAGCTCTCCTCCAAGCGGAAAAAGACAAACTCGCTGGTGTTACATCCACTGCGGGAACTTCCTTTGCTCCTCATGCAGAAGAAGACATTGAAGAAGATTTTATCCCAGAAGAAGAAGCACGTAAACCAGAACTCGAAGATGGTTTCGAAGATGAGTTTGGTGACGATTCAGATGATGACGAGGATGAAGAAGAAGATGACGACTTCGACGACGACTCTGATGACGATGATGATGCAGCTGACGAGGATGAAGAGGACTAA